A section of the Schistosoma haematobium chromosome ZW, whole genome shotgun sequence genome encodes:
- the SPRYD7 gene encoding SPRY domain-containing protein 7 (EggNog:ENOG410VD8Z~COG:S~BUSCO:EOG091G0KM6) → MYIDETSLAFGCCRRDNIYDDDYTLLDRELMKFYVKLNVLTAAPSVLILKSGLRICSNGAARTNIPIIQDYAYYEVKLQNYRGSWGIGLCTVNAVMIKWIKTFLNDMKIWSRGHVIGQLKQSVEEGDIIGVICDKGELRFTINGDIAHVYSEQTEQSPLCIDSGGEVLYPVLGVGDDTVLDVAFTANSFNYPPLSVEGFGEIKFQKEVTF, encoded by the exons ATGTATATTGACGAAACTAGCCTAG CATTTGGATGTTGTCGACGTGATAATATATATGATGACGATTATACACTGCTTGATAGAGAATTGATGAAATTTTATGTGAAACTTAATGTACTCACTGCTGCTCCATCTGTACTCATTTTAAAATCCGGTTTAAGAATTTGTTCTAATGGTGCTGCTAGAacaaatataccaataatacAAGATTATGCTTATTACGAAGTGAAACTACAAAATTATAGAGGGTCATGGGGAATCGGGCTGTGTACAGTAAAT GCAGTTATGATAAAATGGATTAAAACATTTCT AAACGATATGAAAATATGGAGTCGTGGTCATGTGATTGGTCAGTTaaaacaatctgttgaagaggGTGATATAATTGGGGTGATCTGTGATAAAGGGGAATTGAGATTTACAATCAATGGAGATATTGCTCATGTGTATTCGGAGCAAACAGAACAAAGCCCACTGTGTATTGACAGCGGTGGTGAAGTTTTGTATCCTGTATTAGGTGTGGGAGATGATACAGTGTTGGATGTGGCTTTTACGGCGAACTCATTTAATTACCCACCATTATCGGTTGAAGGATTCGGTGAGATAAAATTCCAGAAAGAAGTTACTTTTTAG
- the ZMYND15 gene encoding Zinc finger MYND domain-containing protein 15 (EggNog:ENOG410V5Q5~COG:C), which translates to MRQEVEIPLSAPWHDGHKVNPPHYEFLFGAAAYSVSVVVLFPLYKTVFFQQLDGIPWIQALVRYRIEGVRMAYRGVLPPLLQRASSGALMFGVQSSSERFLVNHPVTFNYSPILHKIVSSALAGWSEAVLMPFERVQTLLQKKDYHDRYKNTFHALINVTSNHGVKELYRGLSPILVRNSAANGLYFCGHKWLNDIRVRRTCESTMERSLWNFALGGILGGTIGMVTFPLNVIKTRMQSNVGGSFIGFRPTLVSLVYEDSDKPNILRLFRGVPANFIRSVFSWGLITMTFHFLLEMNSMIC; encoded by the coding sequence ATGCGCCAAGAAGTTGAAATTCCGCTCTCCGCCCCTTGGCACGATGGTCATAAAGTTAATCCCCCTCATTATGAATTTTTATTTGGAGCAGCAGCCTATTCTGTCAGCGTTGTAGTTCTTTTCCCTTTGTACAAAACAGTATTTTTTCAACAACTTGATGGTATTCCTTGGATTCAAGCCTTAGTTCGCTATCGAATTGAAGGAGTTCGTATGGCCTACAGAGGTGTTTTGCCACCTTTGCTACAACGGGCATCCTCAGGAGCGCTTATGTTTGGTGTTCAGAGTTCATCAGAGCGTTTCTTAGTAAATCACCCTGTGACTTTTAACTACTCACCTATTCTGCACAAAATCGTTTCATCTGCACTTGCTGGGTGGTCTGAAGCTGTACTAATGCCCTTTGAACGTGTTCAAACGCTACTGCAAAAGAAAGATTATCATGACCGATATAAGAATACTTTTCATGCACTAATAAATGTAACTTCAAATCACGGTGTCAAGGAACTCTATCGCGGTTTATCCCCTATCTTAGTGAGAAATAGTGCGGCCAATGGACTTTACTTTTGTGGGCACAAATGGCTAAATGATATTCGCGTTCGTCGCACGTGTGAAAGTACTATGGAACGTAGTTTGTGGAATTTCGCTCTTGGTGGTATTTTGGGAGGTACTATCGGTATGGTTACATTTCCTCTAAATGTCATAAAAACTCGAATGCAGTCAAATGTTGGTGGATCCTTTATTGGTTTTCGCCCAACTCTCGTATCACTAGTTTATGAAGACTCTGATAAACCAAATATTTTAAGACTTTTTCGTGGTGTGCCAGCTAATTTCATACGTTCTGTTTTTTCATGGGGTTTGATTACGATgacttttcattttttattggaAATGAATTCTATGATATGCTAA